In Erigeron canadensis isolate Cc75 chromosome 1, C_canadensis_v1, whole genome shotgun sequence, a single window of DNA contains:
- the LOC122592480 gene encoding uncharacterized protein LOC122592480, which yields MGLENRWLKLSLAQSQTETNKTNSKKKKPNLKYLWKWIIYPSKKVMSIFLVNLITLLYASNIPVLKEVEAVVDPAAFTVVRFAVAAIPFLPSVWRARGDFPTFKSGAELGLWASLGYLMQALGLLTSDAGRASFIAMFTVIVVPLIDGMLGALIPARTWFGAFVSIIGVGLLECSGSPPCVGDLLSFLSALFFGIHMLRTERISRKTDKKDFLAELGYEVCVVALSSLLWYLIGSAINSIPDHHPLSWTWKMFLEWIVEFPWIPALYTGVFTTGLCLWIEIAAMRDVSATEAAIIYGLEPVWGAGFAWFLLGERWGVSGWFGAALVLGGSLTVQIVGASSPTSSDRSTNEKDIPLASDTQKGLSASSVPISTGKDVTELLKKSFLPDIYQLTYI from the exons ATGGGGTTAGAGaatcgctggttaaaattgtctctaGCAC AAAGTCAAACGGAGACGAATAAGACGAATTCGAaaaagaagaaaccgaatttgaAGTATTTATGGAAATGGATAATATATCCATCCAAGAAAGTTATGAGCATTTTTTTGGTTAATCTCATTACTTTACTTTACG CTAGTAACATACCAGTACTGAAAGAGGTTGAGGCGGTTGTCGACCCTGCAGCATTCACTGTTGTGAGATTTGCTGTTGCAGCCATTCCATTTCTCCCATCTGTTTGGAGAGCTCGGGGTGACTTTCCAACCTTCAAATCGGGTGCTGAGTTGGGCTTATGGGCTAGTTTAGGCTATCTCATGCAGGCTCTTGGACTGCTGACTTCTGATGCTGGGCGTGCATCCTTTATTGCTATGTTTACG GTAATTGTTGTTCCCCTAATTGATGGTATGCTAGGAGCGCTTATTCCTGCTCGTACTTGGTTTGGAGCTTTTGTGTCAATTATTGGGGTTGGATTGCTGGAATGCAGTGGCTCACCTCCATGT GTTGGTGATTTGTTGAGCTTTTTAAGCGCTTTATTCTTTGGTATACACATGCTAAGAACTGAACGTATATCAAGGAAAACAGACAAAAAGGACTTCTTGGCAGAACTTGGGTACGAG GTATGCGTTGTTGCTTTGTCATCTCTTCTATGGTATTTGATTGGAAGCGCAATTAATAGTATCCCGGATCATCATCCTTTATCATGGACATGGAAAATGTTCTTGGAGTGGATTGTGGAATTCCCTTGGATACCGGCTTTATATACAGGTGTGTTTACAACGGGCCTATGCTTGTGGATCGAG ATTGCAGCAATGCGTGATGTATCGGCGACAGAAGCTGCAATAATCTATGGATTGGAGCCAGTATGGGGTGCTGGCTTTGCATGGTTTCTCCTTGGTGAAAGGTGGGGTGTCTCAGGATGGTTCGGTGCTGCTCTTGTTCTAG GTGGAAGTTTAACCGTACAGATTGTTGGGGCTTCATCTCCCACTTCATCTGACCGTTCAACGAATGAAAAGGATATACCGCTTGCTTCAGATACGCAGAAAGGGCTTTCTGCTTCTTCTGTTCCAATTAGCACCGGAAAAGATGTCACTGAACTGCTAAAGAAGTCATTCTTGCCAGATATATATCAGTTAACATACATCTAA
- the LOC122580075 gene encoding uncharacterized protein LOC122580075 has product MVSHHHQSPLPKNLLFKPTSLIPVYPYIFTSYPYNKNKFLFGHNNYGSHLSLPSLCCSSSSRPNNAETRLHKTDQHLVSESQHEQSTEKKNKKKKKKLNLSYKSLFGRRALWRRIFFASKKLQSIILLNVITLVYASDIPVLKEVEAIMDPATFTVVRFTVSAIPFLPFVWRSWDDVQTRNSGTELGFWVSLGYLTQALGLLTSDAGRASFISMFTVIVVPIIDGMLGAVIPARTWFGALMSIIGVGMLECSGSPPCAGDLFNFLSALFFGIHMLRTEHISRKTDKKNFLPVLAYEVCVVAVASIIWYVIGGMIDGSLEYNPSSLTWATFLKWFLEFPWIPALYTGVLSTGLCLWIEMTAMRDISATETAIIYGLEPVWGAGFAWFLLGERWGVSGWFGAALILGGSLMVQIMGATSASSSVTRDGSSNKKDVTLLSDRQTGLSASPVHVTSRKDASDLLKK; this is encoded by the exons ATGgtttctcatcatcatcaatcaccaTTGCCAAAAAACTTATTATTCAAACCAACATCTTTAATTCCTGTATATCCTTATATATTCACATCATAcccatataataaaaataaatttttatttggtCATAATAATTATGGCAGCCATCTATCATTGCCATCATTATGTTGTAGTAGTAGTTCTAGACCCAATAATGCAGAAACAAGATTACACAAAACTGATCAACACTTGGTCAGTGAAAGTCAACATGAGCAGTCAACAGAgaaaaagaataagaagaaaaagaagaaactgAATCTGAGTTATAAATCATTGTTTGGAAGACGAGCGTTATGGAGAAGGATTTTCTTTGCATCCAAGAAACTACAGAGCATTATTTTGCTTAATGttattacattagtttatg CTAGTGACATACCGGTGTTGAAAGAGGTTGAAGCAATCATGGACCCTGCAACTTTCACTGTTGTGAGATTTACCGTTTCTGCCATTCCATTTCTCCCTTTTGTCTGGAGATCTTGGGATGATGTTCAAACTCGCAACTCAGGAACCGAGTTGGgattttgggtcagcttaggctATCTCACTCAGGCTCTCGGACTGCTGACTTCTGATGCTGGACGCGCTTCCTTCATTTCCATGTTTACC GTAATAGTAGTTCCCATAATTGATGGTATGCTAGGGGCAGTAATTCCTGCTCGTACTTGGTTTGGAGCTCTTATGTCCATTATTGGTGTTGGAATGCTGGAATGCAGTGGTTCACCTCCATGT GCTGGTGATTTGTTTAACTTTCTAAGCGCCTTATTCTTTGGCATACACATGCTAAGAACCGAGCATATATCAAGGAAAACCGACAAAAAGAATTTCTTGCCAGTCCTTGCATATGAG GTGTGTGTTGTTGCCGTCGCATCTATCATCTGGTATGTGATTGGAGGCATGATTGATGGTAGCCTAGAGTATAATCCATCATCTTTGACTTGGGCGACGTTCTTGAAGTGGTTTTTGGAATTCCCTTGGATACCAGCCTTATATACTGGAGTATTATCAACTGGCTTATGCTTGTGGATAGAG ATGACAGCAATGCGTGATATATCAGCCACAGAAACCGCAATTATATATGGGTTGGAGCCCGTTTGGGGTGCTGGTTTTGCATGGTTTCTTCTTGGTGAAAGGTGGGGCGTCTCAGGATGGTTTGGTGCTGCACTTATTCTAG GTGGAAGTTTAATGGTGCAGATAATGGGTGCAACATCTGCCAGTTCATCTGTAACACGTGACGGTTCTAGCAACAAAAAAGACGTCACACTTCTTTCAGATAGGCAAACCGGGCTTTCTGCTTCTCCAGTTCATGTTACCTCTAGAAAAGATGCCTCTGATTTGTTAAAGAAGTAA